In one Fusarium keratoplasticum isolate Fu6.1 chromosome 5, whole genome shotgun sequence genomic region, the following are encoded:
- a CDS encoding EIF2B-5 domain-containing protein, giving the protein MDGEVALPERKSRKSVAFTDEQVVVDADGSVTMVNATDETKDTAQSHTPPAEELPPAEDGGLDLSLLKKKKKKKVKAEDDAAPAPAAEDDAAPAEDGGLDLTLKKKKKKKSSKAEKDKFTEQLEALEKEDDEPAEEVEEGDMDEGTGIWAHDETKSIGYSMLLQRFFSQLAQKNPDHAISGTKSYKIPPPQCMREGNRKTVFANIADICKRMKRTEEHVTAYLFAELGTSGSVDGSRRLVIKGRFQQKQIENVVRKYIIEYVTCKTCKSPDTELNKGENRLYFITCNNCGSRRSVTAIKTGFSAQVGKRRKMQG; this is encoded by the exons ATGGATGGCGAGGTG GCTCTTCCCGAACGCAAATCCCGCAAATCAGTCGCCTTTACCGACGAACAAGTCGTAGTCGACGCTGACGGCTCCGTGACCATGGTCAACGCTACCGACGAAACGAAGGACACGGCCCAGTCCCACACGCCTC ccgccgaggagctccCCCCGGCCGAGGACGGTGGCCTCGACCTCTccctgctcaagaagaagaagaagaagaaggtcaaggccgaggacgacgccgcccccgcccccgccgccgaggatgatgccGCCCCCGCTGAGGATGGCGGTCTCGACCTgaccctcaagaagaagaagaagaagaagagctccaaggccgagaaggacaagTTCACCGAACAgctcgaggctctcgagaaggaggacgacgagcctgccgaggaggttgaggagggtgaCATGGACGAGGGCACCGGCATCTGGGCCCACGACGAGACCAAGTCGATTGGCTACAGCATGCTGCTCCAGCGCTTCTTCAGCCAGCTCGCCCAGAAGAACCCCGACCACGCCATCAGCGGCACCAAGAGCTACAAGATCCCCCCTCCCCAGTGCATGCGCGAAGGCAACCGAAAAaccgtctttgccaacatTGCCGATATCTGCAAGCGCATGAAGCGAACCGAGGAGCACGTCACCGCCTACCTGTTTGCCGAGTTGGGTACCAGCGGTTCCGTCGACGGTAGCCGAAGACTGGTTATCAAGGGTCGTTTCCAACAGAAGCAGATTGAGAACGTTGTCCGAAAATACATCA TCGAATACGTCACTTGCAAGACCTGCAAGTCCCCCGACACAGAGCTCAACAAGGGAGAGAACCGTCTGTACTTCATCACCTGCAACAACTGCGGTTCCCGACGAAGTGTCACTGCTATCAAGACTGGTTTCTCCGCCCAGGTCGGCAAGCGAAGAAAGATGCAGGGTTAA
- a CDS encoding MARVEL domain-containing protein → MRYNLVKMILRGFELLITLLLTAVTGNVIASNIDAAGTATAAVNFVMFVAAVCWIVSIIGLGSFFASVLDKPVAQLVLDGSVVLFTFIAAIVLAAKLRVVDCGDINPKALPGDWIAWGSGSDEKRCRELQASTVFMWFLFGSFCGSLFLTVRDVRSTYGSIRGSRPSMSQIGV, encoded by the coding sequence ATGCGGTACAACCTCGTCAAGATGATCCTTCGCGGATTCGAGCTACTTATAACACTCCTGCTGACAGCTGTGACCGGCAACGTAATCGCATCCAACATTGATGCCGCTGGCACAGCGACTGCCGCCGTCAACTTTGTCATGTTCGTCGCTGCTGTCTGTTGGATTGTCTCTATTATTGGACTCGGCTCATTCTTTGCCTCGGTCCTCGACAAGCCTGTCGCACAACTGGTCCTCGACGGCAGTGTCGTTCTCTTCACGTTTATTGCCGCCATCGTTCTTGCAGCAAAACTGCGTGTTGTGGACTGCGGAGacatcaaccccaaggctCTGCCAGGCGACTGGATCGCGTGGGGTTCTGGCAGCGACGAGAAGCGTTGTCGTGAGCTCCAGGCCAGCACCGTCTTCATGTGGTTCCTCTTCGGATCCTTCTGTGGCAGCCTGTTCCTCACCGTTAGGGACGTTCGCAGCACCTATGGCTCCATCCGtggctcaaggccaagcatgTCCCAGATCGGTGTCTAA